A window from Rhinolophus sinicus isolate RSC01 linkage group LG01, ASM3656204v1, whole genome shotgun sequence encodes these proteins:
- the U2AF1 gene encoding splicing factor U2AF 35 kDa subunit isoform X3, whose amino-acid sequence MQEHYDEFFEEVFTEMEEKYGEVEEMNVCDNLGDHLVGNVYVKFRREEDAEKAVIDLNNRWFNGQPIHAELSPVTDFREACCRQYEMGECTRGGFCNFMHLKPISRELRRELYGRRRKKHRSRSRSRERRSRSRDRGRGGGGGGGGGGRERDRRRSRDRERSGRF is encoded by the exons ATGCAGGAACACTATGATGAGTTTTTTGAG GAGGTCTTTACAGAAATGGAGGAGAAGTACGGCGAGGTCGAGGAGATGAATGTCTGTGATAACCTTGGAGACCACCTGGTCGGAAACGTGTACGTGAAG TTTCGCCGTGAAGAAGACGCGGAGAAGGCCGTGATTGACTTGAACAACCGCTGGTTCAACGGACAGCCCATCCATGCTGAGCTGTCCCCAGTGACTGACTTCCGAGAAGCCTGCTGCCGCCAGTATGAAATGGG AGAGTGTACGCGGGGCGGCTTCTGCAACTTCATGCACCTGAAGCCAATCTCCAGAGAGCTCCGGCGGGAGCTGTACGGGCGCAGGCGCAAGAA GCATCGATCGAGGTCCCGGTCCCGCGAGCGTCGCTCCAGGTCTAGAGACCGTGGCCgcggtggtggtggcggcggcggcggcgggggacGGGAGCGTGACAGGAGGCGCTCCAGAGACCGGGAACGATCGGGGCGATTCTGA